From one Paenibacillus terrae HPL-003 genomic stretch:
- a CDS encoding TetR/AcrR family transcriptional regulator encodes MGRIREFDEEKVLDAAMQVFWEKGYEATSLSDLTSRMEIQRPSIYSAFGGKKELFEAALRKYMMSRASLIRTKLQSNPSVKEAFRTFFEGVVDEEYAENPRKGCFCINTMVELAPHDEKFEILTREHQMYLSVIFQEAIERGIQSGELEIGLDAKAVSQALVVSLIGLTVMIKSRPERSFIDNTIKVTLTLLK; translated from the coding sequence ATGGGACGAATCCGCGAATTTGACGAAGAAAAAGTATTAGATGCAGCTATGCAAGTATTTTGGGAGAAGGGATATGAGGCTACCTCATTAAGTGATTTAACTTCCAGAATGGAAATTCAACGACCCAGTATATATTCAGCTTTTGGAGGCAAAAAAGAATTGTTCGAAGCTGCGCTGCGCAAATACATGATGTCCCGTGCTTCTCTGATCCGAACCAAACTTCAAAGCAACCCATCTGTAAAAGAAGCATTTCGAACTTTTTTTGAGGGTGTGGTCGACGAGGAATATGCAGAAAATCCCAGAAAGGGATGCTTTTGCATCAATACAATGGTTGAACTTGCCCCTCATGATGAGAAATTTGAAATTCTTACAAGGGAACATCAAATGTACCTATCGGTTATATTTCAAGAAGCTATTGAACGAGGTATACAATCAGGCGAGCTTGAGATCGGGCTCGATGCGAAGGCCGTATCACAGGCGCTAGTCGTATCGTTAATTGGACTGACCGTAATGATAAAGTCTCGTCCAGAACGATCATTTATTGATAACACAATAAAGGTGACACTTACACTTCTTAAGTAA
- a CDS encoding LLM class flavin-dependent oxidoreductase, with protein sequence MEIGITSFVETKPDVQTGEVISHAQRLREVVEEIVLADQVGLDVFGVGEHHRKDYSASSPAVVLSAAAAKTKRIRLTSAVTVLSSADPVRVFQDFATLDGISNGRAEIMAGRGSFIESFPLFGYDLDDYDELFEQHLELLLKIRESEKVTWKGGHRPAINHLGVYPRPVQNPLPIWIGSGGRQDSAIRAGLLGLPLMLAIIGGNPTNFAPLVQLYKKAAAHAGHDESQLKVGSHSIGFVGENTERAADTYFPSTMAGMNRLGRERGWAHYDRSSYDAARSFEGALYVGDSETVAQKIIHLRKHVGVTRFMLYVPLSTMPHAEVMRSIELLGTEVAPRVRKEITKWEAETEKRS encoded by the coding sequence ATGGAGATAGGTATTACTTCGTTTGTAGAGACCAAGCCGGACGTTCAGACAGGTGAAGTGATAAGTCACGCACAGCGATTGCGCGAAGTTGTCGAGGAAATTGTCCTTGCTGATCAAGTGGGACTTGATGTGTTTGGGGTAGGTGAGCATCATCGGAAGGATTATTCGGCATCTTCACCAGCAGTTGTGCTGTCAGCGGCTGCAGCGAAGACGAAACGGATTCGGCTGACCAGTGCAGTAACAGTGCTTTCTTCAGCTGACCCCGTTCGCGTTTTTCAGGATTTTGCTACGCTGGATGGTATTTCGAATGGACGTGCGGAGATTATGGCGGGCCGGGGTTCCTTTATTGAATCTTTTCCACTGTTTGGCTATGACTTGGATGACTATGACGAGCTGTTTGAACAACATTTGGAATTGCTCCTTAAGATACGGGAGTCCGAAAAAGTAACCTGGAAGGGCGGACATCGGCCAGCGATTAACCATTTGGGTGTGTATCCACGGCCAGTTCAGAATCCTTTACCGATATGGATTGGCAGCGGGGGCAGGCAGGATTCTGCTATCCGTGCAGGTCTGTTAGGACTGCCCTTGATGCTGGCGATCATTGGCGGGAATCCGACGAATTTTGCACCGCTCGTGCAGCTTTATAAGAAAGCAGCAGCGCACGCTGGTCATGACGAATCGCAGCTTAAGGTTGGATCGCACTCCATAGGATTTGTCGGAGAGAATACTGAACGAGCTGCAGATACATATTTCCCTTCTACGATGGCAGGTATGAATAGATTAGGCAGGGAGCGGGGCTGGGCGCATTATGATCGTTCTAGCTACGATGCCGCGCGCAGCTTTGAAGGTGCGCTGTATGTTGGCGATTCCGAGACTGTTGCCCAGAAGATCATTCACCTTCGTAAACATGTAGGCGTTACACGCTTTATGCTGTATGTTCCGCTAAGCACGATGCCGCATGCCGAGGTGATGAGATCCATTGAACTGCTGGGAACAGAGGTAGCACCCCGTGTTCGGAAGGAAATAACCAAGTGGGAAGCTGAGACGGAAAAAAGATCATAA
- a CDS encoding DEAD/DEAH box helicase, translating into MSQKHFTDYRLSEEIVRALDSLGYETPTEVQTKVIPVALEKKDLVAKSQTGSGKTASYGIPLCELVDWNENKPQALILTPTRELALQVTEDITNIGRFKRIKATPLYGKHPFHIQKAELKQRTHMAVGTPGRVLDHIERGTLSLDRMAYLVIDEADEMLNMGFIEQVQSIIQALPSDRATMLFSATFPEDVARLSRKYMNDPVEIEIKAAGITTATIDHSLIQVAEADKLVLLQNLLIVENPESCIIFCRTQENVDKLFRALADLEYPCDRIHGGMEQEERFEVMNAFRRGQFRYLIATDVAARGIDITNITHVINYDIPLERESYVHRTGRTGRAGKTGKAITLVTPKDDRRLADIEAYIGFAIPKVKAPSEEAVDRRREDFEQKLHVRTVLKKDKREQLNQQIMKLNFNGGKKKKFRAVDFVGTIAKLDGVTADDIGIITILDHVTDVEILNGKGPLVLEIMKNTTVKGKLLKVRKGNK; encoded by the coding sequence ATGAGTCAGAAGCATTTTACGGATTATCGATTAAGTGAAGAAATCGTGAGAGCGCTGGATAGTCTAGGCTATGAGACACCGACAGAAGTTCAGACGAAAGTCATTCCAGTTGCGCTTGAGAAGAAGGATCTTGTGGCCAAATCACAAACAGGTAGCGGCAAAACAGCATCATATGGTATTCCACTCTGTGAGCTAGTAGATTGGAATGAAAATAAGCCCCAAGCTTTAATCCTGACGCCAACCCGTGAACTCGCGTTACAGGTCACCGAAGACATCACAAATATTGGACGCTTTAAGCGGATAAAAGCAACGCCCCTTTATGGGAAACATCCTTTTCATATACAAAAAGCCGAGTTAAAGCAAAGAACACATATGGCTGTAGGTACGCCAGGACGTGTACTGGACCATATTGAACGAGGCACGCTATCGTTAGATCGGATGGCCTATCTCGTGATTGATGAGGCTGATGAAATGCTGAATATGGGCTTTATCGAGCAAGTTCAGTCGATTATTCAGGCCCTGCCTAGTGACCGGGCTACGATGTTATTCTCCGCTACTTTTCCTGAGGATGTAGCCAGACTGTCACGCAAGTATATGAACGATCCTGTTGAAATTGAAATAAAAGCAGCCGGTATAACTACAGCTACAATTGATCACTCTTTGATTCAGGTGGCGGAGGCGGACAAGCTGGTATTGCTTCAAAATCTGCTCATTGTTGAGAATCCTGAGAGCTGCATTATTTTCTGCCGTACGCAGGAGAATGTAGATAAGCTATTCAGAGCCTTGGCTGATCTGGAGTATCCGTGTGATCGTATTCATGGGGGGATGGAGCAGGAAGAGCGTTTCGAGGTGATGAATGCGTTCAGAAGGGGGCAATTTCGTTACTTGATTGCGACTGATGTAGCTGCTAGAGGTATTGATATCACGAATATCACCCATGTCATTAACTATGATATTCCCCTTGAGAGGGAAAGCTATGTTCATCGCACAGGACGTACGGGACGTGCAGGCAAGACGGGAAAAGCCATTACCCTGGTTACGCCTAAAGATGACAGACGATTAGCCGATATTGAAGCATACATTGGATTCGCGATTCCGAAAGTAAAGGCTCCATCAGAAGAGGCTGTTGATCGCCGTAGAGAAGATTTTGAACAGAAGCTACATGTCAGAACTGTACTTAAAAAAGACAAGCGCGAGCAATTAAACCAACAGATTATGAAGTTGAATTTTAATGGTGGCAAGAAAAAGAAATTTAGAGCTGTAGACTTTGTTGGAACCATCGCTAAGCTTGACGGAGTAACAGCAGACGATATTGGAATTATTACAATTCTTGATCATGTAACCGACGTTGAGATTCTAAACGGCAAGGGACCGCTTGTGCTGGAGATTATGAAGAATACGACCGTAAAAGGCAAGTTGTTAAAGGTGCGCAAGGGGAACAAGTAG
- a CDS encoding PRK06851 family protein, with protein MDGTILNFYAGGNTAQGFANLYDSSLQGLTRLFVLKGGPGTGKSRLIREIGEHMAQQGHEIWILHCASDNESLDGVIIPKLKVGIVDGTAPHVIEPERPETAIVHVDVEQAADRLQLNLQKQEIDSLTEQITQAHNRAYSGFAEALRIHDEWETIYIANMNFQLADELTQEYIELLYGDRKLERVSRVDRRFLGATTPKGAVDFVPNLTAGLKRYLVKGRAGSGKSTLLRKLADEGIQRGFDIEIYHCGFDPDSLDMIIVRELGFAIFDSTAPHEYEPDRATDEIVDMYSRCIQPGTDEAHSDAIADIKERYSKAMKQSIQHLTQAKSLRDELKEIYGAAIDVHRVDQIGSEIEQEIRGYLAAMSRNN; from the coding sequence TGTATGATTCGTCACTTCAAGGATTAACACGTTTGTTTGTCTTAAAAGGAGGCCCTGGTACGGGGAAGTCAAGGCTCATTCGAGAAATTGGAGAGCATATGGCACAGCAAGGCCATGAGATATGGATTCTCCATTGCGCATCGGATAATGAATCGTTGGACGGGGTAATCATACCCAAGTTAAAAGTAGGAATCGTCGATGGAACGGCACCACATGTCATTGAGCCCGAACGGCCTGAGACAGCCATTGTACACGTGGATGTAGAGCAGGCAGCCGATAGGCTTCAGTTAAATCTGCAAAAGCAAGAAATAGACAGCTTGACCGAACAGATCACGCAAGCACATAACCGAGCTTATTCCGGCTTTGCCGAAGCACTCCGCATTCACGACGAATGGGAAACCATATATATAGCCAACATGAATTTCCAATTAGCTGATGAACTGACCCAGGAGTATATTGAACTCCTCTATGGTGATCGGAAACTGGAGAGAGTAAGTCGGGTAGACCGTCGTTTTCTAGGTGCGACGACGCCGAAGGGGGCTGTTGATTTCGTCCCTAATCTGACCGCGGGCTTAAAGAGGTATCTGGTTAAAGGCCGCGCCGGGTCCGGTAAATCTACTCTATTAAGGAAATTAGCGGATGAAGGAATCCAACGTGGCTTTGATATCGAAATCTACCATTGTGGCTTCGATCCGGACAGTCTCGATATGATTATCGTACGAGAGCTTGGGTTTGCTATTTTCGACAGCACGGCACCGCATGAGTATGAGCCCGACCGAGCGACCGATGAAATCGTCGATATGTATTCGCGATGTATACAGCCCGGCACAGATGAAGCGCATTCGGATGCTATCGCCGACATTAAAGAGCGATACTCTAAAGCCATGAAGCAATCCATACAGCATCTGACACAAGCTAAGTCCTTGCGGGATGAGTTAAAGGAAATATATGGGGCGGCGATCGATGTCCACCGTGTAGATCAGATAGGATCCGAGATAGAACAGGAAATTAGGGGATATCTGGCAGCCATGAGCAGGAACAACTGA